GGACAAAAATGATAGAGACATTATTATCGAGACTAAAAGTGGGAGATTATAGTGAATCAACCAACTTAATCCGGCTTATTTTGGGTTATAATATCCTATATTGTTTTCTTATATATGAAGAGAATGGATGCAAAGAAGATATACCACTTAATCAGAGTAATCCTAATTCAAAGAAAGGTAGACAAGATATTTCAATGAGAGAATTTTTTGCTTTTAGAATACAAGAAAGATTAGCCAATGGATCTCCGTTGCTATATTCAAGGAGGCTTTTCCAACAATTTGTTGTTTATGCTTACTCAATGATTGAGTCATCTAGATTGAATTATATACGGCTTGACCAAGAAAAGTTTAGATGTGAGATGTACAAAAGACTCAAGGAAGCTATTTAATGGCAAGACAACACCTTCTAATGGTCTTATTTTGATGATTTATCAATTGTGTACACAATTGAGTTCCAAAAGTGCGAATTGCTACATGCACACATTCTTATTTTTCTTCACCCGACTGACAAATTTTCAACTGGAGAAGATATTGATCGAATTATTTTTGCTGAGGTTTCAGACACGCTTAAGGATCCATTATATTTTGAAGCAATTGAGAACCATATGATGCATGGTCCATGTGGTCAGCTTAGAAGAGATTCTCCTTGCATGGACAATGGTAACTGCATAAGGCACTTCCCTAAACGTTTTGTTGATGCCACAACAATTGATGAAGATGGATATCCAGTTTATAGGCACAGACAAGAGGGGAGAGTAATAAAAAAGTCGGGTGTTAAACCACATAATAGGTTGTTATTGTTGAAATATGGCACGCATATTAACGTTGAATGGTGTAACCAATCGCGGTCTATAAAGTATTTATTCAAACACGTCAACAAAGGAAATGATCGTGTTACGATGTCATTTTATAGGAGTGCAGCCCGTGATGAGGAGGCTGACGACATAGATGAAGTCCGTATGTACTATGATTGTAGATACATATCTCCCTGCAAAGCAGCATAGAGAATATTTGGATACAACATCAATTACAGAGATCCATCTGTTGTTCGACTCGAATTTTATTTGCCTGATCAACAACCAGTTGTTTTTAAAAATGATGAAAACCTTGATGATGTTGTTAAGGAAGCTTCGGAAAAGAAGTCTGTGTTCCCTGGTTGGTTCCAAGCAAATAAAAATTACTCAGCAGCTAGATCACTCACATATGTTGAGTTGCCTACAAGGTTTGTTTGGAAGACAAAAGAGAAGATTTGGGCTCCACACAAatcccacacaattattggaaggaTTTTCTTCGTATCCTTAGGATCAACAGAGATATATTATTTAAGACTATTCTTAAACTTTGTTAGAGGTCCGACTTCATTTGAAGACAGTATGCACATTTTGTGCAATAATTTGTAACTCTCTTGTATCCTATTTTTCATCGTAGTGAAGCTATTTTCTGGTCTTGGTGACTAGTGATTTTTACTTCTCACATTGAAAAAGTTTTTCACATTAAAAATCTGAGTGTGTTAGCTtgcatctaattttttatttatgtgattttttgGCTACTATTAAGTATTACTGTGCTACTGTTAATACTTGTTGTGAATGATATTGTTGCTTTTATAATTCTTAAAAGTagaaaattatgtattttattcctATCACTTCTATAATTTGATGAGATCTTATATTTCTTGattatcatttaatttctttattttaatgcCTTGTTTGGAAAGACAGTCATATCTAGCTCTCAAATGCTATCATGATCAGTGTTCACACTTCAGTCCTTTACACAAAATAGGTTTTAATATAGCTTTAATTAGACTTAATCCTTTCTTAAGATATATTCACTTCTTTGTATATATCATCCTTTATTAAATCCATACTTTTGTGTAAATAGAGAAGCTTACACCGTAAAACTATTTATTTGTCCATGTGCATGGATCTCATAATAATTTACCTCGCCAATGACATTGAATGAGAAGTAGCTTTGCTTAGTTATTTTCTCTTATCATAATAATGAGTGTCATTTTCCATGGCTACTTTGGGGTTTAACAAGTCAAATTTAACCAACAAAGTTTTTCACTTTCGGCTAAAAGAAACATATACTATGGTAAATGATCGGATCCATTATATTATTAATTGAGTTTCAAAAGAGAAATTAAGCTTTTGATATTCGAAAATCCTTCTTGGGTTATCGTCAAGGGTGTTTGAACCTGGACCTAGATTTTGTTTAGGGGTACGATCACTAACTACTTTATTTCATTGAATTGTTTTATGGTCACGACTTTATATATATGTTCTCTACTTTTTGACAATAAGCTAACATTGATCtttagttaattattattataattgcgTGGtacattcttttttatttctccttATTATGATGAAGTTAACCCATTTGTAGTTAACAACATAGTTCAATAAACTGAGAATAAGAACCTTTTTTAGGAAACCAGCATTTTCTCGGTTCATTTTCGTTCCATACAGTTAAAATCCATTTTTTTTGGGGGAAGCATTGTTGTTTAAGGggattaatgattaaacaaaATAATGCAATGTAAGCTTCCTTTTCAGTATAACGAATGCTAAATCAAGTGGAACATATTacttattatcttttttatttaaccaTCTTATAATGGGGGAACTAGTGCTATATCCCAGCTTATTTTAACACGTATGTACATGAATGTGTGTTATTTTTCAaacaataattatttaaaaacgaTTTGTTGTGATACTTAGTTGTTAAGTCTTGTTAAACATccaagtatttttattaattaaatttaattaagttggtcaaatttaacaaaaaattgtaTACTCACAGACATACATGTAAAATCAGACATTTCTTTccataaaaaatagcattaaaatttttttatcatgacacataaattttttaattttgacataaaaatttttagttttaacataaattttttttaagattttgaaCTTGATACtgcagtttcttttttttttcttcttttttttaccaaatttttatatttttattataaagtggtgtgtttttcctttaaaagttTTTGTGTTTATTGTCCAAAAAGTTgcataatttttttgttcttttttatttgattttttctttttttttgtagtgttttaTAGTAGGTTATATTTATATCTTTGTCAAATTACTTAATTAAAACATGTATGTCTATTGTgtttatttaaaaatacaaataatatttttctaaaatttaaattttgatataagatttttttttgtttctcacaATATCTCCTACTCTAATAGGTCAAGAACTAAGTTGTTgtagatttaaattttatttaaaaagttgTCATTGGCTAACGAATTGCTATTTGCAGTCTTGCACAAAGTGAAATTTAAACACCTAATATTTACTTAAACGAATTAGTGATGAACTAACTATTAAACACATCTAAATTAGTTCTGATATAAGATATTTGATCATTGAATATAATTTAactatcataattttttaatatctaacATTCATATATAATGACCTCGTTTGTTATGGCTTagaggaagaaacacaagaagcTTTATCGAAGATTGCCGCCTCAGCCTTGTCAACGACGGTTCTCCTCTATTCTCTCCCATCTaaactactttttttttctcttttttcttctctttcttctttatcATCTATCACCTCTTCCTATTTCACTGCCTCACTCACCTGCACAGTCCCATCACAGCTTTTGCCGACCTCAATTTTCACTATCGCCACCTCTCCTAGCTACCGCCTCCTCTATCAAGACACCTCGAACTCCTTAAAAATTCTTTTTTGCCTCTCTCGACGCGCCTCTATTTCACTCTATCACTCGCACCGCCTCTTTATCTCAATCACTCATCTGTTAGTTTTAGAACTTACCATCGTCACTTTTCTGTTGCCTTTCCAACCATCTCTTCATACACCTCTTTTTCCTGTTTTGTTTATTGTCAATTTTTTTCATCTGAATttagtttttcaattttcattttctattctagtttaaaataaatcttttgtggtttttttctttttgtcatcGTGACATCTTTTATGGTgataatagttttttttatggATATTATAGTTTTAGTAGTATGATTTTTTATAGTTTGAGAGAAACATCCTACGAAAAAAAGCTTATTGTTCATATGTAAATTTAGAAAGTATTTAGATTTATTCGAAGAAGGCAAAACAATATTTTACTGTATGATGCAACACGGTTGTGTAGATTTAAAAATAGGACGAATGGACAAAAGTACACATGAATTTTTACATGATAGACATGTAcattctaattttttaatgagTCATCTGTACACACTAATATCAAACTTTGTTGTCATTTCTATCTTTTTGTTGCCTGGATAACTTTTTTTGCAATAGTGGTCGCCAAGTGGCTCTGTACATGGTGTGACATGACTCTTTTGATGACACATtgaaattaaatgataaattgttatatttgttaaattttaataataaaaaaagatttgcaaGTGATTTagaatcttcattttcttctttctttttccaaaatttacTTCGAACATAGTTCTAGCAACTATTTCTGAGTTACATTCCATTATCCACATCTACTTTTTGGAGAAGGAAGGAAAAGAACGAAGATTTAAAtcacttgtaattttttttattcaaattcaataatttatcaTTTAGTTTTCAATATGTCGTAATAAAAAAGATTATGTCACATAATGCACAGAATCACCTGACAGTCACTACCGTTAGAAAAGTTACTAaacgataaaaaaataaaatggcaaTGATGCTTGATATTAATGTGTCCAGATGactcattaaaaattaaattgtacaTTTGTCTACTATGTGAAAATTTATATATACTTTTGTCTATTTTTCCTTAAAAATATAAGAGACttgaatttttttctatttttactgTTAAGAGTTTTTAGAATTATCTTCTATATAAGTTAATAGTTCATTATAAaagatatttatctttttttattagacgtaaattttatttttttgttacacgcgatttttttattttagtaagtcaataattaatttgtcacaTATCAAAATTTTAACGTGCGATTTAAATTTCTGACACTTTTTAAGgggttaataaattaattaatatactaATTCAAATTGATTATAAATCTTACTTTTTCTGCGATGTATAAGTGTGATTTTTTTCcgaatgaaatttaaaaaaaaataaccgtTTGTTTATATCTTTTGgacaaagaaaatatttttttatatataaaaaaattatttaaattattttttaagtttttttggtgattaaagaaaataaattgtGCCGATTTTCTCctcctcattattattattattattattattattattttaaaaaataagtttttttaatttttttaataatccaaaaagttaaatataatcttttattattaattttataaataatactatgagaaaatataaaaaatattaaaaaattaaaaattatattttattcttttcattgtttaattttttttaaattagtatactTTGCATGTGATAGTTGTCCCTATATTATTTTGCCACGTAAGGAATCAGCTGCACTCCACCGCAGCAGATTACACACTCCTCAGTTTAACATTCACGATGCCCCCATTGAAGTACTCCGATGGAAGCGTGCAGGTCACGCGCGCATGAACAATCACCTTCATTCTCATTCCCTCCCTTTATGCTTTATCTAATCTAAAAGCTAAAGCCTCTTCCCAAACGCCATTACTCAGAGGAGAGAGAAAGTTACACagagggaaaaagaaaaacagtgagagagagagagagagagagagaatagtgTCTATTGTGTAACCGTCTCGCATGGCCTCCATTCCGTTGGGGCCGCACCACCACCAACAACCGCCGGAGCAGCTGCAGTCGCAACCTGACAACAACGCGCCGAAGCTTCCAGCTCGGCGCGGCTCCGACGTGGATGCCGATAAGGTACTTCTAACTGCCTTGTCATTCTCTGCAACGCACCGTTTGATCTCTCATGTGGTTTTCCGGCGCGTGGATCGTTATTGATCCGACAAACGAGCTTCGGCTTTAGCTCAGTCACCGACGATCTACAGGTTTTCCGTCATTCGGAGGCCTCGAAAAGCTCGCCGGAGGTTCTCTCCGCCGAACAGCTTGTCGTAGTGACCTTTGAGGATTAGTTTAGTTTATTTTCGTAATTGCAGCCAAGAAAAggtctcccccccccccccgggGGGTGTTCTTGATTGATTAATGATTATTGAAATGTTAATGTTGAAGAACGGAAGCTTGATGTGGACATTTTCGTTCGGCATGGTTCAGAAAAGATAAAGAGAATGAAATGAAGTGAACAAATGTGGAATCTTGTTGCTTTAACTCTGGCATTttcaagagtttttttttttttttttggggggggggggggggggagctgAGTATCATCAAGTTATCTTTGGATTTTCTTAGGTTAATTTCATTTTGCCGAGATATGTGTAGTATATTGTAAGGTTCAAGTGTTCAAGTGTCGCCGGTGGTGTGGTATTTTGAGTTGTACATTATTTGCTCCTGTGGTTTTTGTATACTTGGGTAGTTGGGTTCCttgcttgaaatggattttcCTTGGATTGTGATTGTGTTGCTGTTCAAACCGTTTTAGTTTGCTTCAGGGTATTAGTGACCTTTTATTCCTTCTCTATATGCCTTGTCTGTTAATTGTTGTTAAAGTTCTTTGGCATGTGATGCTTTCTTGTGAGCTGTGGTAACCTGGGTTTGCTTTATCTGTGCATATACTCATTGAGCTCTTTACACTCTGCCTTTCTTTGGCTTCAGATTCTGATTGGTGGCTGAATACCTCTGGTATCAACCATCCATTTCTGTTGTTTATGTGCCGTTGCTGTGTGTTTCTCTTGTCATATAATTCTTGCTTTAATCAACGCATAAAATTGACTTAACATGAAGTGCGGGAATCTGAGCCTAAAACTTCGGGCACTAAATTGACTATGTTAATTAGTAAATATGCATGCCCACTAGTGATTTTGCTGAGATGCATGTAATATCTCATAGGCATAATggtttaagaaaaaatattaacagCTATTAAGCAAATTTAGCAGTAAGTTAACTTGAAATACATATGTGCAGGTATTGTATAGTGGAGGTTCTGAGATTCTACTTCTGCATCAGGGGAACTGGGTTTTCGATATTAATTTCCATTCATTGCtataaattgcaggaaatgtcAGCCACAGTAATTGAAGGGAATGGTGAAGTTACTGGCCACATAATCTCAACCACAATTGGTGGCAAAAATGGTGAACCTAAACAGGTGTGTGTTCTTTCCTTCTCCATTCTTTACCTGCAGTTTTTACTCTATATTCAACATTCATTTTGTATCCTCTAAGTTGCTGGTAGTTGCGAATAGTGACTATCGTTATCAGCAACAACTTAATGATTCACGTGCTTTTTGGGACAGAGCTTAACTGTATTTTTGGGATAGCTAATGAAGCAAACAAATTAACCTTTTTTTAAGGATCACTGGTAAAATTTACCCATAAGTTGGCTTGTTTCCTCAGAGATCTAATATAGAAGTTTTTTCCTCCCTCAATGCCTGCAAATTAATTGTTTTAGCTGTGCATTTTCGGGCCTTAACGGGGGTGTTTTTGGAGAATTTTAATGTGTTGCAAGGGTAGTTCATCAAACTTTAATAATCAAAATTGACTGTAATATCCGTGGGTTTCCATTTCCGTATGCATTCATAACTTATGCTTTGATACCACTTGCAGACCATCAGTTACATGGCTGAGCGTGTTGTTGGCACTGGATCATTTGGAGTTGTTTTCCAGGTTAGGATAAATATAAGTAACAAAAATCTTGGGTGATAACTATTCGTGTCAACTGTCAAGTATCTCATATTGCTTCACATCCTTGGTGGTGTTTCTTGTTGACCTGAAACAAAGGCAAAATGCTTGGAGACTGGGGAGGCGGTGGCTATAAAGAAAGTTTTGCAGGACAGGCGGTACAAAAATCGTGAATTGCAATTGATGCGCTTGATGGATCATCCTAATGTAATTTCCCTGAAGCACTGTTTCTTCTCTACAACAAGCAAAGATGAACTTTTCCTGAACTTGGTAATGGAATATGTCCCTGAGACAATGTACCGGGTTCTAAAGCACTACAGCAGTATGAACCAGAGAATGCCCTTAATTTATGTGAAATTATATACATATCAAGTATGATCTCGTCCCTGTTTGCAATTTAGTTTGATATGCTTTTTCCcactattttcttttaaattctgGTGATTGACTTGGGAAGTAATGTTTAGATCTTCAGGGGACTAGCATATATCCATACCGTACCTCGAGTTTGCCATAGGGATGTGAAGCCCCAAAATCTTTTGGTATGTTATTTGATgcctatttttaagttttaacttaCAATCAGTATTTGTTTATTCATTCTAAACCATTTGCATATATTTTCTCTAGGTTGATCCTCTTACTCATCAAGTTAAGCTTTGTGATTTTGGGAGTGCAAAAGTTCTGGTATGTTGTTGATCTGTGTATTCCTATGAATGTCCTTAGATCATGCATATATGCCACCATGATAACTGTCGATTACCAAAATCATATGCTGCTCATTTATAGTAGAATTATCACACAAACTCCACTTGTCGAAAAATGCAATTCATGTTGTGTATGTGAAACGATGATATGTTAGTAGATTTCCATTAAGATGTTACTGATGCCTTTAAATCCTGTTCTTTTTACATATTGGAAGAACAATTACAAATGATGGATGAAAGGCTATTGTTGGAATGACATTCCAGTATTTGTTATTATAGTTAATCTTTTGATGTTTTTCAGTTTGGCAAAAAGTCCAAGCTAACCATAACAATTGATTTTTTGTAGGTCAAGGGTGAATCCAATATTTCGTACATATGTTCACGTTACTATCGGGCCCCAGAACTAATATTTGGTGCAACAGAATACACAACTTCTATTGACATCTGGTCAGCTGGTTGTGTCCTTGCTGAACTTCTTCTAGGCCAGGTTGTTAAACTTCTGGCAACCtatgcacttttttttttttttttttgcctcttACATAGCAATTATTTTCTCCTTTTTGTGAGATATGGTTTTGATTCCTCATTGTTTCAAATTTTGTTAGCCATTATTTCCGGGAGAAAATCAAGTGGACCAACTTGTGGAAATTATCAAGGTGATGGTTTGTCTATTTTGATATTACATTGGATTGCTAGAATCTGATAGCAGGATGCTAACTATATATGTGTCTTTTTGTAGGTTCTTGGTACTCCAACCCGAGAAGAAATTCGTTGCATGAACTCTAATTATACAGATTTTAGGTTCCCCCAGATTAAAGCTCATCCTTGGCATAAGGTGAATCACATTCATTACTACTACTCCTTTTGCCTTATAGCAATGTAGGTCTTCAGAGtggta
This region of Arachis hypogaea cultivar Tifrunner chromosome 8, arahy.Tifrunner.gnm2.J5K5, whole genome shotgun sequence genomic DNA includes:
- the LOC112707214 gene encoding shaggy-related protein kinase eta codes for the protein MASIPLGPHHHQQPPEQLQSQPDNNAPKLPARRGSDVDADKEMSATVIEGNGEVTGHIISTTIGGKNGEPKQTISYMAERVVGTGSFGVVFQAKCLETGEAVAIKKVLQDRRYKNRELQLMRLMDHPNVISLKHCFFSTTSKDELFLNLVMEYVPETMYRVLKHYSSMNQRMPLIYVKLYTYQIFRGLAYIHTVPRVCHRDVKPQNLLVDPLTHQVKLCDFGSAKVLVKGESNISYICSRYYRAPELIFGATEYTTSIDIWSAGCVLAELLLGQPLFPGENQVDQLVEIIKVLGTPTREEIRCMNSNYTDFRFPQIKAHPWHKIFHKRMPPEAIDLASRLLQYSPSLRCSALEACAHPFFDELREPNARLPNGRPLPPLFNFKQELAGASPELINRLIPEHVRRQGGLGLPHPSSTQI